One window from the genome of Faecalibacterium sp. HTF-F encodes:
- the upp gene encoding uracil phosphoribosyltransferase: protein MTPMIVEHPLLQHKLSILRNKQTGTKEFRDLVGEIATLLCYEATRDLPLEEVEIETPITMAKTKVLAGRKLALVPILRAGMGMLDGMLTLLPAAKVGFIGLYRNEETLQPVEYFCKLPQDIAERDVLVLDPMLATGGSAIDAITQIKKHGAKRIKFIGLIAAPEGIKALHEAHPDVDIYLGAEDDHLNENGYIVPGLGDAGDRIYGTK from the coding sequence ATGACCCCGATGATCGTTGAGCATCCGCTGCTGCAGCACAAGCTGAGCATTCTGCGCAACAAGCAGACCGGTACCAAGGAGTTCCGTGACCTCGTTGGCGAGATCGCGACCCTGCTGTGCTACGAAGCGACCCGTGACCTGCCTCTGGAAGAGGTGGAGATCGAGACGCCCATCACCATGGCAAAGACCAAGGTGCTGGCTGGCCGCAAGCTGGCTCTGGTGCCCATCCTGCGCGCAGGCATGGGTATGCTGGACGGTATGCTGACCCTGCTGCCCGCTGCAAAGGTGGGCTTCATCGGCCTGTACCGCAACGAGGAGACCCTGCAGCCCGTGGAGTACTTCTGCAAGCTGCCGCAGGACATTGCAGAGCGTGACGTTCTGGTTCTGGACCCGATGCTGGCCACCGGCGGCAGCGCCATCGATGCCATCACCCAGATCAAGAAGCATGGCGCAAAGCGCATCAAGTTCATCGGCCTGATCGCTGCTCCGGAAGGCATCAAGGCCCTGCACGAGGCACACCCTGATGTGGATATCTACCTCGGCGCAGAGGACGACCACCTGAACGAGAACGGCTACATCGTTCCCGGTCTGGGCGACGCCGGCGACCGTATCTACGGCACCAAGTAA
- the leuB gene encoding 3-isopropylmalate dehydrogenase has product MEKNIAVIWGDCSSPEIVKQTIRVLDKVAEKYGHTFHYTDAAMGGEAIDKYGDPLPQHELDKCLAADSVLLGAVGGPKWEGLPGEQRPEKGLLRLRAGMGLYSNNRPAKIWPQLAPASPLKPEIVAQGIDFIIVRELIGGVYFGNHETHTLASGEKQAIDSMPYSEHEIERIGRIGFETARKRRKKLCCVDKANVLDTSRLWRSVMHRLQAEYPDVEYSEMFVDNCAMQIVKNPAQFDVIVTENMFGDILSDEASMITGSIGMIPSSSLGDGTRGLYEPIHGSAPDIAGKDIVNPTACILSAAMMLRYSFGLTEEADAIENAVNKVLDKGLRTADNMSEGCTCLGCTAMGDAILAEI; this is encoded by the coding sequence ATGGAAAAAAACATTGCTGTCATCTGGGGCGACTGCTCCAGCCCGGAGATCGTCAAGCAGACCATCCGCGTGCTTGACAAGGTGGCCGAAAAGTACGGCCACACCTTCCACTACACCGACGCTGCCATGGGCGGCGAAGCCATTGACAAGTACGGTGACCCGCTGCCCCAGCACGAGCTGGACAAGTGCCTTGCTGCGGACAGCGTCCTGCTGGGTGCCGTGGGCGGCCCCAAGTGGGAGGGTCTGCCCGGTGAGCAGCGCCCGGAGAAGGGCCTGCTGCGCCTGCGTGCAGGCATGGGCCTGTACTCCAACAACCGCCCGGCCAAGATCTGGCCCCAGCTGGCTCCTGCCAGCCCCCTGAAGCCCGAGATCGTGGCACAGGGCATCGATTTCATCATCGTGCGTGAGCTGATCGGCGGCGTATACTTCGGCAACCACGAGACCCACACCCTCGCCAGCGGCGAGAAGCAGGCCATCGACTCCATGCCCTACTCGGAGCACGAGATCGAGCGCATCGGCCGCATCGGCTTCGAGACCGCACGCAAGCGCCGCAAAAAGCTGTGCTGCGTGGACAAGGCCAACGTGCTGGACACCAGCCGCCTGTGGCGCAGTGTGATGCACCGCCTGCAGGCCGAGTACCCGGATGTGGAATACAGCGAGATGTTCGTGGACAACTGCGCCATGCAGATCGTCAAGAACCCTGCCCAGTTCGATGTCATCGTCACCGAGAACATGTTCGGCGACATCCTGTCGGACGAGGCTTCCATGATCACCGGCTCCATCGGCATGATCCCGTCCTCTTCTCTGGGCGACGGCACCCGCGGCCTGTACGAGCCCATCCACGGCTCCGCCCCGGACATTGCGGGCAAAGACATCGTGAACCCCACCGCCTGCATCCTGTCTGCCGCCATGATGCTGCGCTACTCCTTCGGCCTGACCGAGGAAGCCGACGCCATCGAGAACGCCGTGAACAAGGTGCTGGACAAGGGCCTGCGCACCGCCGACAACATGAGCGAGGGCTGCACCTGCCTTGGCTGCACCGCCATGGGCGACGCCATTCTGGCCGAGATCTGA
- the rpiB gene encoding ribose 5-phosphate isomerase B, protein MARPIALAADHGGFELKEAVKAHLKELGLEYIDFGTHSTDSVDYPDMAVPACDAVVNGQCEKALLFCGTGVGISMAANKIKGIRACCCSDSFSCEYTRRHNDANALCMGGRVVGAGLACQLVDLFLNTEFEGGRHQRRIDKLTALENR, encoded by the coding sequence ATGGCAAGACCCATTGCACTGGCCGCTGACCACGGCGGATTTGAACTGAAGGAAGCTGTCAAGGCACATCTGAAGGAGCTGGGGCTGGAATACATCGATTTTGGCACCCACAGCACCGACAGCGTGGATTACCCCGACATGGCAGTGCCTGCCTGCGACGCCGTGGTGAACGGCCAGTGTGAAAAGGCACTGCTGTTCTGCGGCACCGGCGTGGGCATCAGCATGGCGGCAAACAAGATCAAGGGCATTCGTGCCTGCTGCTGCTCCGACAGCTTCAGCTGCGAGTATACCCGCCGCCACAACGACGCCAACGCCCTGTGCATGGGTGGCCGCGTCGTGGGTGCAGGCTTGGCCTGCCAGCTGGTGGATCTCTTCCTGAACACCGAGTTTGAGGGCGGCCGCCATCAGCGCCGCATCGACAAGCTGACCGCACTGGAGAACCGCTGA